TTATCAGACAGCCTCCTTGTAGCAAGGAGTTTCATTATATCGAATTCTGAATTATCCTGAATCCTGCATAAAAAATTATTGAATGTTAACAAAAATGTTGCAAATAACACATAATATCAATAAATTGAAGGGAAATTCTTCTCCGAAACAAACATACCTTTTAGTTAGGTTTATTTCGGATGCCCAGGGACCGAAAAATCTTCAAATCTCATTCAGCGGAAAACGGTTAACCCACTTTGGTGGTGTCTATCTTCTATATTGCTTCTTTAAGAAAATTCAACTCAAACCAAAGCTTGGAAAGGAACTCTCATTCAGTCAACGCAACAATCGTTTCACTATTTCAGAAGAACTATTGTCGCTCATTTATCCAATCATCCTCGGTCTTGGTCATATAGAAACATCACATCTTTTGAGACATAATGGTGTCTTTCAATATCTCACCGGGTTACCGACATATCCCAATCTAACTACACTCAGACGATTCCTGTTACGGATGGCCCCACTGGCATTACCTAAGCTCCGAGCCCTGCACGACAAACTGTTGTCCATGATGTCTGGAAAACCAGAAAAACCGACAGCGGTCATCTTCGATTTAGATTCAACTATGCTCAAACTCTATGGCAAACAAGAGTTGGCACGGGTTGGCTACAATCCTCTCAAACCCGGGCGAGTCTCCTATCATCCACTTCTCTGTTTCAATGGCCTTACCAAGGACTACTGGCACGGAGAACTCCGATCGGGCGATACACACACGTCTACCGGAGCAATCCAACTCCTGCAAGCATCGTTTGCCAAGCTGCCAGAATCAGTAATAAAAACCATCAAAGTACGCGCAGACAAAGGATTTTTCGACCACGAGATCATCGAGGCGATAGAAGACAAAGCTCAATTTATCATCGTTGCCAAAGCAACAAAACCCATCAAACGAAAACTTCAATCACTCCGATATCAAAAGCATTCCTCTGGAGCAGAGTCTTCCGAGTTTTACTATCAACCCCATCGATGGAGCAAACGGTATCGCTTTATTGCCATTCGTCGACCACTACCGGAAGAGCAAACACAACAACTCAGTTTATTTACCCTTGGTCGTTACAGTTATCAGGTCTTCGTCACCAATATGAAACTGACCCCGCTCAATTGCTGGAAGTTCTACAACCAGCGAGCAGCGGTCGAGCTGATTATCAAAGAACTCAAGCACGATTACCCCTTAGCCAAAATACCGACGAAATACTTCCAGGCAAACGAGGCATATTTTCATATCCTCTTATTTGCCTACAATCTATTGAATTGGTTTAAGCGATTATGTTTGCCGAAAGAATATCATCCTCTGACATTAAGCACTTTACGATATCGATTATTGCTCATCCCTGGAGAGTTCGTCAGGTCGGGGAATCGACCGATATTAAAACTTCCAGCAAATTTTTATTATAAAGAGGCATTTCAACATGCATTGAAAAGTATTAAAATATTGAAGCTTTAACTAGTCACTTTCACGCAGGATTCAGGATTATATATAATCATGAAAAGACATAGATTAATCATTTCAATTCTTTTGCTTATTACCTTAACACTTTGCTTGCTGATAGCTAATTTTGTGGACGTTTGCCCCAAGGTTGTTTGGAGTAAAGAAAAATCTTTTGGTGAACCAATACCAAGCCAAAACAAATTCGAAAAGCGCTATGTATTTTTTCGAGGCAATATGAATAATCAAGCCGACGTCAACAGGTTGGTTAGCATTATGAAACGGGCATCAGCAGTCGGATATAATGGGTTTGTGATAGGAGAACGTGGTTCCTGGAGAAACATAGAAAAGCAATCCCGGACTTACTTCAGGAATTTTGCTCGTATCAGAAGTGAGGCT
The nucleotide sequence above comes from Thermodesulfobacteriota bacterium. Encoded proteins:
- a CDS encoding IS1380 family transposase, with amino-acid sequence MLQITHNINKLKGNSSPKQTYLLVRFISDAQGPKNLQISFSGKRLTHFGGVYLLYCFFKKIQLKPKLGKELSFSQRNNRFTISEELLSLIYPIILGLGHIETSHLLRHNGVFQYLTGLPTYPNLTTLRRFLLRMAPLALPKLRALHDKLLSMMSGKPEKPTAVIFDLDSTMLKLYGKQELARVGYNPLKPGRVSYHPLLCFNGLTKDYWHGELRSGDTHTSTGAIQLLQASFAKLPESVIKTIKVRADKGFFDHEIIEAIEDKAQFIIVAKATKPIKRKLQSLRYQKHSSGAESSEFYYQPHRWSKRYRFIAIRRPLPEEQTQQLSLFTLGRYSYQVFVTNMKLTPLNCWKFYNQRAAVELIIKELKHDYPLAKIPTKYFQANEAYFHILLFAYNLLNWFKRLCLPKEYHPLTLSTLRYRLLLIPGEFVRSGNRPILKLPANFYYKEAFQHALKSIKILKL